A region from the Gemmatimonas aurantiaca genome encodes:
- a CDS encoding methyl-accepting chemotaxis protein produces MRWFSNLPIGRKLTIGFGVLAMLLAVVGYEGVHAARSINGLMGEMQSRHALPVLSLKEANVQVVQISRAVRNALLDGDAVAIARRAAEIRVYDSTFLAEFETYRAQIVRDEQKAQAARLLERYRTLRPQQDAIVALALEGRIDEGRARLGGIRAQADSIEIGLDSLQKSKLELMRATVDSSAVTATRSIRNLLILAGLALVVAGIAAAGITRPIVGALTRLRVVAEHLAVGDTEQQIHVESRDETGQLAASMQRMVEAQQALAGAAAAISSGDMSAEVRARSDKDTLGLAFVALRSTIQRIVGETDTLVGAARNGTLSQRGEPTRFQGAYRDLVHGINELLDAVVSPINEASQVLSRVADRDLRARVTGTYAGDFEQIKTSINVAASTLDDAMVQVQAAAHQVSSAGEQIATGSQGLAQGSSEQAASLEEVASSLQEMAAGATQAAAAARAARGTAETTRNRVTQGQASMERLSQAIEQIKHSSDQTARIVKTIDEIAFQTNLLALNAAVEAARAGDAGRGFAVVAEEVRSLAIRSAEAARTTAALIEESVMTASQGVAYNAEVVERLAEINQDVDRVNDLVGSLSTTSEQQADAVHQINRAVDQLNAVTQQVAASAEESASASEELAGQALTLNDLVGSFQLSSGGQTVRGSSARRMTELRPLRQAS; encoded by the coding sequence ATGCGCTGGTTTTCCAACCTGCCGATCGGCCGCAAGCTGACCATCGGTTTTGGTGTTCTTGCGATGCTGTTGGCGGTGGTGGGGTATGAAGGGGTCCATGCGGCACGGTCCATCAACGGGTTGATGGGAGAGATGCAGAGCCGGCATGCGTTGCCGGTGTTGAGTCTGAAGGAAGCGAATGTGCAGGTGGTCCAGATTTCCCGGGCGGTCCGGAATGCGCTGCTCGACGGGGATGCGGTGGCGATTGCGCGGCGGGCCGCCGAAATCCGTGTCTACGATTCGACGTTCCTGGCGGAGTTCGAGACCTATCGGGCGCAGATCGTGCGCGACGAACAGAAGGCGCAGGCGGCCCGATTGCTGGAGCGATACCGGACATTGCGTCCGCAGCAGGACGCGATCGTGGCGCTGGCGCTGGAAGGCAGGATCGACGAAGGACGGGCCCGACTGGGTGGCATCCGGGCGCAGGCCGATTCGATCGAGATCGGACTCGATTCCCTGCAGAAGTCGAAGCTGGAACTGATGCGGGCCACGGTCGATTCCAGCGCCGTCACGGCTACCCGCTCGATCCGGAACCTGCTGATCCTGGCCGGTCTGGCGCTGGTGGTCGCCGGCATTGCCGCGGCGGGCATCACGCGACCGATCGTGGGGGCGCTCACGCGGCTGCGTGTGGTGGCCGAACACCTGGCTGTCGGAGATACAGAGCAGCAGATCCATGTCGAGAGCCGGGACGAGACCGGGCAACTCGCCGCGTCCATGCAACGCATGGTGGAAGCGCAGCAGGCGCTGGCCGGAGCCGCCGCGGCGATCAGCAGTGGCGACATGTCGGCGGAGGTGAGGGCGCGCAGCGACAAGGACACGCTGGGGCTGGCGTTCGTCGCCCTGCGGAGCACGATTCAGCGCATCGTCGGTGAGACGGATACTCTCGTCGGCGCCGCGCGCAATGGCACGCTGTCGCAGCGTGGGGAACCGACCAGGTTCCAGGGGGCGTACCGGGATCTGGTGCACGGCATCAACGAACTGCTCGACGCGGTCGTGTCGCCCATCAACGAAGCCTCGCAGGTGTTGTCGCGGGTCGCCGACCGGGATCTCCGCGCGCGTGTGACCGGCACGTACGCCGGCGATTTCGAGCAGATCAAGACCTCGATCAACGTGGCGGCGTCCACACTCGATGACGCCATGGTGCAGGTGCAGGCCGCGGCGCATCAGGTCTCGTCGGCCGGCGAACAGATCGCCACCGGCAGCCAGGGATTGGCGCAGGGATCATCCGAGCAGGCGGCCTCGCTGGAAGAAGTGGCGAGCAGTCTGCAGGAGATGGCGGCCGGTGCCACACAGGCCGCCGCGGCCGCGCGGGCCGCACGTGGCACGGCGGAAACGACCCGCAATCGTGTCACGCAGGGCCAGGCCAGCATGGAGCGTCTCTCCCAGGCCATCGAGCAGATCAAACATTCCAGCGATCAGACCGCCAGAATCGTGAAAACGATCGACGAGATCGCGTTCCAGACCAACCTGCTGGCGCTCAACGCCGCCGTCGAAGCGGCACGGGCGGGGGATGCGGGTCGGGGGTTTGCGGTGGTGGCCGAAGAGGTGCGCAGTCTCGCCATCCGCAGCGCGGAAGCGGCGCGCACCACGGCGGCGCTCATCGAAGAGTCGGTGATGACTGCCAGCCAGGGCGTCGCCTACAACGCGGAAGTGGTCGAGCGTCTCGCGGAGATCAATCAGGATGTCGATCGGGTCAACGATCTGGTGGGCAGTCTGAGCACGACGAGCGAGCAGCAGGCCGACGCGGTGCACCAGATCAATCGTGCCGTCGATCAGCTCAATGCCGTCACGCAGCAGGTCGCCGCGAGCGCCGAGGAGTCGGCCAGTGCGTCCGAAGAGCTGGCCGGTCAGGCGCTGACTTTGAATGATCTGGTGGGCAGCTTCCAGCTGTCGTCGGGTGGACAGACGGTGCGCGGAAGCAGTGCGCGGCGGATGACGGAACTTCGTCCGTTGCGTCAGGCGAGCTGA
- a CDS encoding SRPBCC family protein, translating into MLRKLLLVVLLLVVILVGYASTKPDTFAVERSIDIAAAPERVHAQINDFHAWEAWSPWARLDTTMTVTYSGAASGPGAVYEWKGNSTVGAGRMEIISSTPGTSVDIKLDFLEPIEGHNITTFTLTPANGGTRVRWLMEGEATLLTKLMLVFTSMDRMIGPDFERGLQQLKAVSESSATGATTP; encoded by the coding sequence ATGCTTCGCAAACTGCTGCTCGTGGTCCTGTTGTTGGTGGTGATTCTCGTCGGTTACGCCAGCACGAAGCCCGACACCTTCGCCGTGGAACGCAGCATCGATATTGCAGCCGCACCCGAACGTGTGCACGCGCAGATCAACGACTTCCACGCATGGGAGGCCTGGTCACCCTGGGCACGTCTGGACACGACGATGACGGTGACCTACTCGGGAGCGGCCTCGGGGCCCGGCGCGGTCTACGAGTGGAAGGGCAATTCGACGGTGGGGGCGGGGCGCATGGAGATCATCTCTTCCACACCGGGCACGTCGGTGGACATCAAACTCGACTTCCTCGAGCCCATCGAAGGACACAATATCACGACCTTCACCTTGACGCCGGCGAACGGCGGCACACGTGTGCGCTGGCTCATGGAAGGCGAGGCCACGCTGCTGACCAAACTGATGTTGGTGTTCACGAGCATGGACCGGATGATCGGTCCGGATTTCGAGCGTGGGTTGCAGCAGCTCAAGGCCGTTTCCGAAAGCTCCGCGACCGGCGCAACCACACCGTAG
- a CDS encoding alginate export family protein, translating into MSTRFALVRWSCALLFVVAVPALAQSSQAPAAVSARSIETPVPPVQAPAVPPHAARWDERLKNIPVAGRLPVRLSVAGQARWREEFFRAFNVGPLDDDNGQSRLMLSADLVAGNVRRWYGRVFAEGRDAQSYGRSLPGGARPSDADRHDIQNLYVDAGFGKSFVRVGRQEIALNRERLIGVPDWSNTRRGSQGARLQLVHGALAFEAVDVRPVIVRQTDANRPDRTARLQTLSIGSASGARPAARGLPAVWQAYRYEQRIRTAPSAPLTRRITSGGRLQWQWGAGADAAHGRTVEFEGARQSGRVGTDVVDGWFWITEGQWQWKRFRGKPALALGVEEASGERPGTPDRIEAFSVLYPAAHAHGGYADVIGRPNVRELHAIITWDPVAPVNLRGAAYRFDRLRLDDGVYTKQNTVFRAAGGSRTRHAADEVDLTGTWKATNHWRLIFGGALVMPGGFLRETSGGARTERWGFVGTTFSF; encoded by the coding sequence ATGTCGACTCGTTTCGCCCTGGTCCGGTGGTCGTGCGCTCTGTTGTTCGTCGTGGCAGTGCCGGCGCTGGCACAGTCTTCCCAAGCGCCGGCAGCAGTGTCCGCCCGATCGATCGAGACCCCCGTCCCACCCGTGCAAGCGCCGGCGGTACCCCCGCATGCCGCCCGTTGGGACGAACGCCTCAAGAATATTCCGGTGGCCGGACGGCTTCCGGTTCGCCTCTCCGTTGCCGGACAGGCACGCTGGCGTGAGGAGTTCTTCCGCGCCTTCAACGTCGGTCCGCTCGACGACGACAACGGACAGTCTCGCCTGATGCTCAGCGCCGATCTCGTGGCCGGCAACGTCAGGCGCTGGTATGGCCGCGTCTTTGCCGAAGGACGTGATGCGCAGAGCTACGGCCGCTCCCTGCCAGGTGGCGCGCGTCCTTCCGATGCCGATCGGCACGACATCCAGAACCTCTACGTCGACGCCGGATTCGGAAAGTCCTTCGTGCGGGTCGGTCGTCAGGAGATCGCACTCAACCGCGAACGTCTGATCGGCGTGCCCGACTGGTCGAACACACGCCGCGGTTCGCAGGGCGCGCGCCTGCAACTCGTCCATGGCGCACTCGCATTCGAAGCCGTCGACGTGCGTCCCGTGATCGTGCGGCAGACCGACGCGAACCGTCCGGATCGCACCGCGCGGCTGCAGACCCTGTCGATCGGCAGTGCCTCCGGTGCACGCCCGGCCGCGCGTGGTCTTCCCGCGGTCTGGCAGGCCTACCGGTATGAACAGCGCATCCGCACTGCCCCGTCGGCGCCGCTCACGCGCCGTATCACGAGTGGCGGCCGCCTGCAGTGGCAGTGGGGAGCCGGCGCCGATGCTGCCCATGGACGCACCGTCGAATTCGAAGGCGCGCGGCAGAGTGGACGTGTCGGCACCGATGTCGTCGATGGTTGGTTCTGGATCACGGAGGGACAATGGCAATGGAAACGTTTCCGGGGCAAGCCGGCCCTGGCGCTCGGCGTCGAAGAAGCCAGTGGAGAACGCCCCGGCACACCGGATCGGATCGAAGCGTTTTCCGTGCTGTACCCGGCCGCGCATGCACATGGCGGCTACGCCGATGTCATCGGTCGTCCCAATGTCCGGGAGCTGCATGCAATCATCACCTGGGATCCGGTCGCTCCGGTGAACCTCCGCGGGGCCGCCTACCGGTTCGACCGGCTGCGCCTCGACGACGGAGTCTACACCAAGCAGAACACGGTCTTCCGTGCGGCGGGAGGTTCACGGACCCGCCATGCGGCCGATGAGGTCGATCTCACCGGCACGTGGAAGGCCACCAATCACTGGCGCCTCATTTTTGGGGGCGCCCTCGTGATGCCGGGCGGATTCCTGCGGGAAACGTCCGGTGGTGCACGCACGGAGCGGTGGGGCTTCGTGGGCACGACGTTTTCATTCTGA
- a CDS encoding methyl-accepting chemotaxis protein: MRRWTVRTRLIVGFGLLLMLLGVVGTIATIRVQALRRTVDIATREVAIKGLAANALIDAVNEAARFKLALFAATSPALVEQSSAGVASSRERINRAYVVLDSIATDSLRGDTTMVRQLVRIKTLRAVHAAAFDSAAAIRKAGNTEHAEQLLTSSVLPSLRSYIEGIDSLIATQNQALAIEGRTAETQAVRGIWLILGLCLTALVLGLVVARRIYLSITHPLAQLTGVANQLAEGDCAVTFDDQTSRDEVADLARAMQRMALADADLAEVAHRLAAGDVSVTVTVRGERDVLGTAMSRLKETLVALEVETRGLTTAAIEGRLGDRARIASFHGAFRDLIGGLNAILDNLLAPVNEARAILERLAARDLSARMSTDWHGDHAVLARALNTAAEALDRTLSEVAASADQVHGAAQQIADGSQGLARGASEQAASLEEVASGLQEVGSMTHRNAEHAAEARELSTQAQQSSGRGVAEMRRLSDAILRIKQSSDSTARIVRTIDEIAFQTNLLALNAAVEAARAGDAGRGFAVVAEEVRSLALRSAEAARQTATLIEQAVITANEGVDLNAAVLEQLTDIDQRVSRMGVVMADVASASQQQRDGIGAIGRAVELMNGVTQQVAANAEESASAAEELAGQATTMNGLVNEFTLTGAVGSRKQALRITAGLRRSA, encoded by the coding sequence ATGCGTCGCTGGACCGTTCGTACCCGATTGATCGTCGGCTTCGGATTGTTGTTGATGTTGCTGGGCGTGGTGGGCACGATCGCCACGATACGGGTGCAGGCGCTTCGCCGCACCGTCGATATCGCCACCCGGGAAGTGGCCATCAAGGGGCTCGCCGCCAATGCCCTCATCGATGCCGTGAATGAAGCGGCGCGCTTCAAGCTGGCCCTGTTCGCGGCCACGTCGCCGGCGCTCGTGGAGCAATCCAGCGCCGGCGTCGCGAGTTCGCGGGAGCGCATCAACCGTGCCTATGTGGTGCTGGATTCGATCGCCACCGATTCACTGCGCGGCGACACCACCATGGTGCGCCAGCTCGTACGGATCAAGACGCTGCGCGCCGTTCACGCCGCGGCGTTCGATTCCGCCGCGGCGATTCGCAAGGCGGGCAACACCGAACACGCCGAGCAGTTGCTGACATCGTCCGTGCTCCCGTCGCTGCGATCGTACATCGAAGGGATCGATTCGCTGATCGCCACGCAGAACCAGGCGCTCGCCATCGAAGGTCGGACCGCGGAAACGCAGGCCGTGCGTGGCATCTGGCTCATCCTCGGACTCTGTCTCACGGCACTCGTCCTGGGTCTGGTGGTCGCACGTCGGATCTATCTCAGCATCACCCATCCTCTCGCACAGCTCACCGGCGTGGCCAATCAGCTCGCCGAGGGCGACTGCGCCGTGACGTTCGACGATCAGACGTCGCGGGACGAGGTGGCCGATCTCGCACGCGCCATGCAGCGCATGGCCCTGGCCGACGCGGATCTCGCGGAGGTGGCGCATCGTCTGGCGGCGGGTGATGTCTCGGTCACCGTCACGGTGCGGGGTGAGCGCGATGTGCTCGGCACGGCGATGTCCCGTCTCAAGGAGACGCTGGTGGCGCTCGAGGTCGAGACCCGCGGTCTGACGACGGCCGCCATCGAGGGCCGGCTGGGTGACCGTGCCCGCATCGCGTCGTTCCACGGCGCGTTCCGGGATCTGATCGGAGGACTCAATGCCATCCTCGACAACCTGCTGGCACCGGTGAACGAGGCACGTGCCATCCTCGAACGCCTCGCGGCGCGTGATCTGTCGGCGCGCATGAGCACCGACTGGCATGGCGATCACGCCGTCCTCGCCCGTGCGCTCAACACGGCCGCCGAAGCCCTCGACCGCACCCTCTCCGAAGTCGCGGCGTCTGCCGACCAGGTGCATGGCGCGGCCCAGCAGATCGCCGATGGCAGCCAGGGACTGGCACGCGGTGCCTCGGAACAGGCGGCCTCGCTCGAAGAAGTGGCGTCCGGACTGCAGGAAGTGGGTTCGATGACGCACCGCAATGCGGAACATGCCGCCGAGGCGCGCGAACTGAGCACGCAGGCGCAGCAGAGTTCCGGACGGGGCGTCGCGGAGATGCGGCGTCTCTCCGATGCGATCCTGCGCATCAAGCAGTCGAGCGACAGCACGGCGCGTATCGTGCGGACGATCGACGAGATCGCGTTCCAGACCAACCTGCTGGCACTCAACGCCGCCGTGGAAGCGGCGCGTGCCGGGGACGCCGGCCGGGGCTTCGCCGTGGTGGCCGAGGAAGTGCGCAGTCTCGCCCTTCGCAGTGCCGAAGCGGCGCGGCAGACGGCCACCCTCATCGAACAGGCCGTGATCACCGCCAACGAAGGGGTCGATCTCAACGCCGCCGTACTCGAACAGTTGACGGACATCGATCAACGGGTGAGCCGCATGGGGGTCGTCATGGCCGACGTGGCCTCCGCCAGTCAGCAGCAGCGCGACGGGATCGGTGCGATCGGGCGTGCGGTCGAGCTCATGAACGGGGTCACGCAGCAGGTGGCTGCCAACGCCGAGGAATCGGCGAGTGCCGCCGAGGAACTCGCGGGACAGGCGACGACGATGAACGGCCTCGTCAACGAGTTCACGCTGACGGGAGCGGTGGGATCCCGCAAGCAGGCGCTGCGGATCACGGCAGGACTGCGACGCAGCGCTTGA
- a CDS encoding carboxypeptidase-like regulatory domain-containing protein, protein MRGIVFDSLAGSPLGNAQVQLVAADGTGSFGRLMVTDPDGQFVFDSIPDGRYTLGFFHPVLDSLGIEAPLRGVQISGQRPVTVGLSIPAAPAFRLALCGRPSTTEGNAVLLGFVRDARTREALTGVTVTVSWLELALGKGGTHARTIRRIARMQDNGWFALCQVPSPGTIQVQAYRGADSTDVVELQVPASGVLRQELSLGAARAITVNETRVDSAARRDSLRPMTRIMYTGDGTLRGMVVGKMEGLAGGQPLVGAQVGLVNGPQTRTNARGEWTLGDLPRGTRTLEVRAVGYYPERRMVDVVDDAPLQTVSLVTFKSVLDTMKIRASANPLLTEGFLDRRRSTAGTFLTGNDIVVRTARVTSEIFRNLPGVYLEYPQPGDIDLGPMTSAGQLEILGTEPIVLMRSGAGVRCIPTIVLNGSIMHNLGSSDLDAMLSPQQLLGVEIYRPGQTPPQFQTGLSGCGSIVLWTRR, encoded by the coding sequence GTGCGCGGCATCGTTTTCGACAGCCTGGCCGGCAGCCCGCTCGGCAATGCGCAGGTGCAACTGGTCGCGGCCGACGGAACCGGATCGTTCGGCCGGTTGATGGTCACGGATCCCGACGGCCAGTTCGTGTTCGACAGTATCCCCGATGGCCGGTACACCCTCGGCTTCTTTCATCCGGTGCTCGATTCTCTCGGTATCGAAGCACCGTTGCGCGGTGTGCAGATCAGTGGACAACGGCCGGTGACCGTGGGGCTGTCGATACCCGCGGCACCCGCATTCCGTCTGGCGTTATGTGGCCGACCCAGCACGACGGAAGGCAATGCGGTCCTGCTGGGATTCGTCCGAGATGCCAGGACCCGCGAAGCGCTCACGGGAGTCACCGTCACGGTTTCGTGGCTCGAACTGGCCCTGGGCAAAGGCGGCACCCACGCGCGCACCATCAGGCGCATCGCACGGATGCAGGACAACGGCTGGTTCGCGCTGTGTCAGGTGCCCAGTCCGGGCACGATTCAAGTGCAGGCATACCGGGGAGCCGATAGCACCGACGTCGTCGAACTGCAGGTGCCGGCGTCCGGCGTTCTGCGACAGGAGTTGTCCCTGGGAGCCGCACGGGCCATCACCGTGAATGAAACACGGGTCGATTCCGCCGCGCGCAGGGATTCGCTGCGCCCGATGACACGGATCATGTACACCGGCGACGGCACGCTGCGTGGCATGGTGGTGGGCAAGATGGAAGGACTGGCCGGGGGACAGCCACTGGTCGGTGCACAGGTGGGATTGGTGAACGGCCCGCAGACACGCACCAATGCCCGGGGAGAATGGACGCTGGGCGATCTGCCACGGGGCACCCGCACACTCGAAGTCCGCGCGGTGGGCTATTACCCCGAGCGCCGTATGGTCGACGTGGTGGATGACGCCCCATTGCAGACCGTATCCCTCGTGACGTTCAAGTCGGTGCTCGACACGATGAAGATCCGCGCCAGCGCCAATCCGCTTCTGACCGAGGGCTTTCTCGACCGTCGGCGCAGCACGGCCGGCACGTTCCTCACCGGCAACGATATCGTCGTCCGCACCGCACGTGTCACCAGCGAGATCTTCCGCAATCTGCCGGGAGTGTACCTCGAGTATCCGCAGCCGGGCGACATCGATCTCGGACCGATGACCAGTGCCGGTCAGCTCGAGATTCTGGGCACCGAACCCATCGTCCTCATGCGCAGCGGCGCCGGCGTGCGTTGCATCCCTACCATCGTGCTCAACGGTTCCATCATGCACAATCTGGGCAGTTCCGATCTCGACGCGATGCTCAGCCCCCAGCAACTGCTCGGCGTCGAGATCTATCGTCCCGGTCAGACTCCGCCGCAGTTCCAGACCGGACTGAGCGGCTGTGGCAGCATCGTGTTGTGGACGCGCCGGTGA
- a CDS encoding LssY C-terminal domain-containing protein encodes MPTITRALLSLLLLAPGVPLFAQTIPVTARIPVRTLDSIGAHESFRGRKIRAMVMAPVMQEGRVIVAPRTMLEGVIDETGTEHLAGARHFVHVRFTSLKSTNAQVAIDGVLTAVDNARESVDDGGRVLGPPLRSLVRSRADWASLLLGSIDPVAGALLFSAFRGEAEERHRRVVFVPGTDMTVRLRVAAPLPMWPDDNTPAALAPDQTQRDLFLALPARGLTAGGRGPGDFVNIVLLGTQAQVQRAFIAAGWDVPDRMSTRADFDTFIKAAAAEGYQHQPVSAQTMFGRDPDLAFQRVTDTFAKRHHVRLWQTNVQWAGTPVWVAAATHDIGVLVSKEHRGFTHRVEDAIDLERDKIVDDLWTMQQIDQLGYLDRTPAPPPAERGAFQSDWRVAIVKLRP; translated from the coding sequence ATGCCTACCATCACGCGCGCCCTCCTGTCTCTGCTGCTCCTCGCGCCCGGCGTTCCGTTGTTCGCGCAGACCATTCCCGTGACGGCGCGCATTCCGGTACGTACACTCGATTCGATAGGGGCACACGAATCGTTTCGCGGAAGAAAGATCCGGGCCATGGTGATGGCCCCGGTGATGCAGGAGGGGCGTGTCATCGTGGCGCCACGCACGATGCTGGAGGGCGTCATCGACGAGACGGGAACGGAGCACCTGGCCGGAGCACGCCACTTCGTGCATGTGCGCTTCACGTCGCTGAAGAGCACGAATGCCCAGGTCGCCATCGATGGCGTGCTGACGGCCGTGGACAACGCGCGGGAATCGGTGGACGACGGGGGACGCGTGCTCGGACCGCCGCTCAGGAGTCTGGTGCGATCCCGGGCCGACTGGGCGTCATTGCTGCTGGGATCCATCGATCCCGTGGCCGGCGCGTTGCTCTTCTCCGCCTTCCGGGGGGAAGCGGAGGAGCGGCATCGACGGGTCGTCTTCGTGCCGGGCACCGACATGACGGTGCGTCTGCGTGTCGCCGCGCCATTGCCGATGTGGCCCGACGACAACACACCGGCGGCGCTCGCGCCCGATCAGACGCAACGTGACCTGTTCCTTGCCCTGCCCGCGCGCGGTCTCACGGCCGGTGGACGTGGGCCCGGCGATTTCGTGAATATCGTGCTCCTCGGAACGCAGGCTCAGGTACAACGGGCTTTCATCGCCGCCGGCTGGGATGTGCCGGATCGCATGTCCACGCGGGCGGATTTCGACACGTTCATCAAGGCCGCCGCGGCGGAGGGGTATCAGCATCAACCAGTATCCGCACAGACGATGTTCGGGCGCGATCCGGATCTCGCGTTTCAGCGTGTCACCGACACGTTTGCCAAACGGCATCATGTGCGTCTCTGGCAAACCAACGTGCAGTGGGCCGGTACACCGGTGTGGGTGGCCGCCGCGACCCACGATATCGGGGTGCTCGTCTCGAAGGAACATCGCGGTTTCACGCACCGCGTGGAGGACGCCATCGATCTCGAGCGCGACAAGATCGTCGACGATCTGTGGACCATGCAGCAGATCGACCAGCTCGGCTACCTCGATCGCACTCCCGCGCCACCCCCAGCGGAACGGGGCGCGTTCCAGTCGGATTGGCGCGTGGCGATCGTGAAGCTTCGGCCCTGA
- a CDS encoding MFS transporter — translation MTWKQKTALFLGSQALSLFGTALVQYALMWHVTLATKSGWLMTVYILCGFVPAFIVSPFAGVWADRMDRKRLTILSDGGIAVVTLLLALAAHSGQNVLWLVMITAAVRAVGQAIQQPAVGALLPQFVPADQLARVNGIQSTIQSATFFGAPVLAGLLMTVWPLEYIFLLDVSTAAVAIALLAFFLHVPPHEKAGQPQMVSYFDDMRQGFSYIRTHRFLVPYFSFVAVLLVLVAPAAFLTPLQVVRTFGSEVWRLTAIEMAFSVGMMSGGAFMAWWGGFTNRIHTMVLASAIMAVCTALLGVMPNFWAYLVPMGIFGIALPLYNTGATVLLQEHVEPDFLGRVFSIFTMLQTAMMPLGMLVFGPMSEFVRIEVLLIVTGIAMGAQLLWVMNDRTLIQAGAPVEQP, via the coding sequence ATGACGTGGAAACAGAAGACCGCTCTCTTTCTCGGCAGCCAGGCGCTTTCGCTTTTCGGAACGGCCCTCGTGCAGTATGCACTCATGTGGCATGTGACGCTGGCCACGAAGTCGGGCTGGCTGATGACCGTCTACATTCTGTGCGGCTTCGTCCCGGCGTTCATCGTCTCGCCCTTTGCCGGCGTGTGGGCCGATCGCATGGATCGCAAACGGCTCACCATCCTTTCCGATGGTGGCATTGCGGTGGTCACGCTATTGCTCGCACTGGCCGCCCATTCGGGGCAGAACGTCCTCTGGCTCGTCATGATCACCGCCGCCGTGCGGGCCGTGGGGCAAGCCATTCAGCAACCGGCGGTCGGTGCGCTGCTGCCGCAGTTCGTGCCGGCGGATCAGCTCGCGCGGGTCAACGGCATCCAGAGCACCATCCAGTCGGCGACATTCTTCGGCGCGCCCGTGCTGGCGGGCCTGCTCATGACCGTCTGGCCCCTGGAATACATCTTCCTGCTCGACGTCTCGACCGCGGCCGTGGCCATCGCGTTGCTGGCGTTCTTTCTGCATGTGCCGCCGCATGAAAAGGCCGGACAGCCGCAGATGGTTTCGTATTTCGACGACATGCGGCAGGGGTTTTCCTACATCCGCACGCATCGGTTCCTCGTGCCGTATTTCAGCTTCGTGGCGGTGCTGCTCGTGCTCGTCGCGCCGGCGGCATTCCTCACGCCATTGCAGGTGGTCCGCACGTTCGGTTCCGAGGTCTGGCGGCTCACCGCCATCGAAATGGCGTTTTCCGTCGGCATGATGTCGGGCGGCGCCTTCATGGCCTGGTGGGGCGGCTTCACCAACCGCATCCACACCATGGTCCTCGCCTCGGCCATCATGGCGGTGTGTACCGCCCTGCTGGGTGTCATGCCCAATTTCTGGGCGTACCTCGTGCCCATGGGGATCTTCGGCATCGCCTTGCCGCTCTACAACACCGGCGCCACGGTCCTGCTGCAGGAACATGTCGAACCCGATTTCCTCGGCCGCGTGTTCTCGATCTTCACGATGCTGCAGACGGCCATGATGCCACTCGGCATGCTCGTCTTCGGTCCGATGTCGGAGTTCGTGCGCATCGAGGTGCTGCTCATCGTGACCGGCATCGCGATGGGCGCGCAGCTGCTCTGGGTGATGAACGATCGCACCCTCATCCAGGCGGGAGCGCCGGTTGAACAGCCCTGA
- a CDS encoding metalloregulator ArsR/SmtB family transcription factor, with protein sequence MLQHPDLDQLLHAIADPSRRAITERLSVGPAAVSELASPLRISLAAVLQHVQVLERAGIVRTRKVGRVRTCQLEPEAFRALEQWIAERRQHWEQRFDRLGALLDESPARSPNDPPHSPSEVRG encoded by the coding sequence ATGCTTCAACATCCGGATCTCGATCAACTCCTGCACGCCATCGCGGACCCCTCACGCCGGGCCATCACCGAACGATTGAGTGTCGGTCCGGCGGCTGTCAGCGAATTGGCCAGCCCGCTGCGCATCTCGCTCGCGGCCGTGCTGCAGCATGTACAGGTGCTCGAACGGGCGGGTATCGTGCGCACCCGGAAAGTGGGACGTGTGCGGACCTGCCAGCTCGAGCCGGAGGCGTTCCGGGCATTGGAGCAGTGGATCGCCGAGCGGCGGCAGCACTGGGAGCAGCGATTCGATCGCCTGGGAGCGCTGCTCGATGAATCCCCTGCCCGTTCACCGAACGATCCACCGCATTCGCCGAGCGAAGTCCGCGGGTGA